The Aptenodytes patagonicus chromosome 19, bAptPat1.pri.cur, whole genome shotgun sequence genome contains the following window.
GTTGCATCATGAAGATGCAGTCTTCAAAATCACACGTGAAAACAGGGAGGTGTCTCCACTCTCACTTGGTATAGATATTGAAGAGCGTAAGGGGAAACAGAAATCTGCAAACAATTGTCAACGTCTGTACTTGCAGACCTTGCATGTCAGGCAGGAGTCCTAGCTTTTCCTAAGGCAAGAACCACCATGTTAATTGTCTCCAACTGCTCACCATTTGACCCTGAGCTACGGCGTGCAGTCGGTGCGCCATAGATCGCTTTGAGTTGCGGAACAACCACAGAGGATCCAGGAAAGGTAACTAACCAACCCCAAGACTATCATCAGTAGGCTTGTGTTCATTATAGTCCATAAATGAAAACAGCCAGGGGACCGCTAGCCTGGGAAATTGGTACTGGGCCATGGAGCTTTCTGCTTCTGGTTTGTAGGGGGTGATTTCAGCCCAGGTGCAGACTTACTACACATGCGGTTTTCACAAAAGCTGCTTACTATTTGCAATACCAGTTGGCAGCTTTCTTAGCCCATCTGATACTTCGCTTTCCGTGGAGGGGAACCCAGCGTATTGCAATGTAGCAACGGGTCTGGAGGAAGGTGGACTATCGGAGAAGAGTACAGAAAACCAGAATTTCATTGTCTGTGTTATTTCATTGTCTGTGTTAACGCAGATCTAAAAAGCAGTGCTCCTGTACGTCTGAGGCTGTACTTATAGCACACAATGTGATGGATTAAAGCTTTCCTTTCTATATCACTTttagagcatttttattttagaccATTTCCTACGTTCATGTCAGCCTGTCTCACAAATGCTATTGAtggtgtttttaaagaaataattacaatttttattttttatgtgcctTCCTTAAATGGTTTAAAATCTTTGTGACAACCCCTCTCGAGACACCTATTTAGTGTCAAAGAGCATAACGTTCCCAAGTTTTAAAAGGGCTCTCACATAATACTGATCGATCAATGTGCTCCTTGGGAAAATAGCTCTCCAGATGGTCTATCGGGACAGGAATTGCTGGTCATCACAATGCAGAGCCAAAAAGCGTCACTAATGTGGGCTGTTGTGAGGCACGCTTCCTTTGTGGTCCCTTTGAATGTCATAAATAGGGAAGAAAGTGTGGGAAACTCTGAGAAACTCAGGCCCACACTCTGAGGTTAATAAGGGCTTTGTCAGGAGAGTATTCCTGGGCTGTGGGATCAGCATAATAAACAACATCTTCCCTAAGGGTGGGAATGTGTTGGAGCAGGGGAGAGTCACCCCAGGGGATAGAGGAGCAATAAGAAGCTTTGCGTTCAATTATTATAAGtgataataattaataaattgtAAACATAACCTTTGCTGCGCTAAGACTGGTGAAACCGGAGGTCTGGCTTTTAACTCTCAAGTAATTGGTAAACTAAAGCCCAGAGGGGCAAGTCTTTGGCTGGCAAAAAACAGAAGCGGTGCACTTGCACCAGCCATGGATCTGACTCCCTTGAGCAAATGGAGGCTTTCTGGTGGGGCTTGGTTTCTTCCCCCTGCCCAGAAAGGAGGCGCTTACTGTTTCTGTCCCTTAGAGCACTCTGCAAACAGTAGGTCTGAATCTCATGTACACTAACAGCTAAGCGTGATCGACTCCCCCACTATAGCCAGAATAATGTAATACGGCCTCAGTGTAAATGAGAATCAGACCTTGTGGTTTGAATGACAGTAGCCGTGTCTCTCCAGATTTATGCCAATATGGGTGGCAGGAGTTCTGGGCTGAGAAGTCGGACTGTGACCTCACGTGAGTTTTGCACAGTTGTCATTTCTATGGCCTGTTCCTGTGTTAGCCTAGAACTAGAGGGACTGGGTTCAAATCCAACAGTCTTCAGTTTGTGCAGGTCGTCTttggtttccttttctcttttccgtTTATGCTGTCAGTTTTAAGCAAACTGCAGTGATGCTGCCAACTGTGACATTCACAGCGTGGTTTACTTGGGTGGTAACACATTAGCTGCAGAAGATACCAGTCCACGTAATAGCAGCAGGCTTCCCCGTGCCATTACCAGTCCCTGTGGTGCACAGTCAGGTTGCAGCGTGCTTTGGGGTACATTGCATTTTGACTGAATCTGAACTCCCCCAAACTTCCTATCCGCAAACTGCCTTAATTACgcttgattttaaaaatgcacaggCATGGATGAACAGCTTGAATTTTGCTGGGATTCAGAAGCTTGTATTAATTGACAAAGACAAGTTGAGCGCAGCAAGGTGAAGTGACTTTTTCAAGATTGCTAAGCAACCACAAAATCTAGAAATATCTCTTCTGAATTATTTAGTAGTTCATTAGGAAGAACAAATCTATCTGCAGCATTGGCATCAGCCCCTGATGAATTGCAGAACTGTACCAAAAACCCACCTTGTATTGCATTGGCAGACAGATGAAGACCACTCAACCAGCTCGTGCATTCAGGGTAAAATAATAACCAAAATGATCCATGCAACTGTAATGAGGTAGAGCAATATGTTCTTGACCTGGCTAGCAGGCTTTTTGGGCCTTTCCATACGTGTAACAAAGGGTTTTTATCAAAAATGAAGTGAGGACTGGCCAGGTACAGCTAGCAGTGTTTGAATGCAGTTTGATCTTGTCAGCTTAGCAGATCTGAGTTTGCTTCGTGCTTATCTAAGCAGCCATTTGACAAGCTCAGATATTCTAGGTTTccttttatttaaggaaaaaagcatatGCTAGAAGCGAAGTTTTTCAAGGGCATCTCTCCCAAGGAATCTGAGGAGAGTTGAAATTGTTGACCAATGGTGTTTCATGCTGTTACTGTATCTCTGGAAGAATGAGAGGGTTCCCTGTCGTATATCCAAATCAATGTGTTACTGTGGTTAGATAATAGTTTTGTGAACTGATTATTTGTgcagatttattttactttgaagaGAAGGGCAAATAAAAGGTGAATAGTCCCCACTGAGCAATGAACGGGAACTCTCTTAAGGAAGAGCGAGTGAATGTTATTGGGGAAGTTGCTGTGTTTCGGAGAGATTGTTAGTATTTAAGGTGCTCAAGGGTGGCTTTAGGATCCCCTTCTCgtgcttttcttcctgcttccccaAATACCTTCTGAATCCCTTTTTGCTTGTTCACCTCATCCATTCCCTCTTTGTGTAGCTGTGTGGGAGAAGGTCAAGCACATGCTTTACAACAGGTGCTAATCTTCCTCACATCACCAGAGCGCAGCTGACTTAATCCTCAGGAGACGGGAATCACGTGGCCTGTACATAGGGAGTTGCAGAAGAGTCTGCCAGGGCTCGAGCTGAGGCCGCGCACGGATGCTGCAGTGCCTCTCCCTGCAACTCACGGGAAGCCCAGGCGGCTTACTTCGGGTCACCCAGCTGGTGCAAGCCAGGTAGGCAGGCTGTTGTAAATCTCCGTGTAAGAGGATATGctggatttgtttttctgaattgaGGCGGGGTGAAAAAAATCAAGGGAGGATCATCTAAAAGATACTTGGCAGAGGGACCGTCTCTACAACAGGCTGGATAGAAAAAAACCTCGAAAGCCTGGTGGAGCGTGGCGGTTTCTCAGCTCCGAGGCACAGGCCCTATTCATGGCACATTTTGGACCCTTAGGTGGATGTcagagaaagagaataaaatgtttgaagaaaagaagagtATGGGGAAATAATTTAGgagaggaaatgctttttcagtcTCTGTTTGCTATCAAATTAGGCATACTTTTAGCCATATACAGGCAGATTTCACTTCAGTAAAGAAAGCAATTCTGTTACTGCCTAACAGAATTCGTGTTTAGGTAACAGAAGGTGCTAAAATCAAAAACTAGTTCACGCCATTGCGGGTAGTTTCAAAGAGGGGAGGGTAAGATCCCCAAGCAGAGTCAGGTGCCGAACTCTTTGGGAGTTATTAGGGGTTTTGCATGTTGCTACCTCCTAAATGGACAGAAAGTGTAAGACTGAACTCAGGTTGGTGGCTAATTAATGGGCAATGGGGGGAAATAAAGTGGCTGTGAAATTAGTGATTTGCTGAAGTCTGAGTAGGCTGCTGTTAGGTAACTGGGTCTACACCTCTCAGTATCTCACTTCGATTTCacctctgttttaatttttggtaACTTTTCCAGAGGTTGCTTCTTTGCAGGATCTGAAATCCTGTTCTGCCAAATGAATTTCACAAATATAAGCTAGGTACTGGAATGAAGGGCTCAGAAATATGACATCTCCTGATAGCTTCCCCACTGCAGGAGGAGTCTACATGCAACACTTAGTCCAGGAGTATTAGCCACTTTAATAATTTCAAACCAAAGGATTAATGACTAAAACCATTTTTATTGTATTGTACAGTGAAGACACCAAAGTTGAACATCACACAGGATGAATACATCACAActttataaaagctttttaagCTCTTTAGCATGTTCAGTGAATGATTATAAAGTACTTAttgcctcccttcctctcccttttccttaaGGTATATCACAGGCATTTCCTTTACAAAAGGCATCAATTATCCCTCAACTGAGAGTAGCACATACTGACATTAAGAGAATTTTCCCTAGAGCTATCTGTTATCATCATAACTTTCTGTAAGAAGGTATACTAAAAATAGCATAGGAACTTCAGAAGAATCAGCATTTCTTAATAACAACTTTCACTCAAAAGATAAAGGCTCAATACTCTCTTTATGATACAAAATACATTCTTCAAAGCGCTCCTTCTTTAGGAAGGTCAATACATTATCTAGAGACAATGGAGCACTTGAACCAGTGACCCAGGGAGTTAGTAGAAAGATTTCCACTGACAGCCACAAGCTCAACAGCCTTGCCAAGCAAAAGTTGATGGAAACTGAACGGCATTTGGCTCTCTAAATCACCGCAGAACTTGGTCCTCTCTTTGGCTAGGAGCCACCAGTAAAAGCAGCAAATTTGCTGCAAGATACAAACATGTTCCTTCACTATGAAGGGAAACTACTCAGCAACCCTCATTTCTTGTGACAGAAAAACAGTAACTGCCCCCCTCCCACCTTTGGAAAGCAATGTTTCCTACTTTAAAGAGGAACTGTTAAATCACAGGTCCCTCTAGTTTTTGTAGCAAAACAGGAATAAAGCAAACTTCAGCAGGTCTACCAGGGTCTCCAGATGGTAGGAGCAGCAGCCACAGTCTTCTGGGCAGGTTGCTTTCTGGCAAACAGACAGGGTGACAGAGGTGGACCACGCAGCGCAGGAGAGTACGTGACATCTGCACCCATCTGAGCTTTGCAGAAATGCTTGATTAGCTGCACCTGAGTTTCCTTCTTGGGTTCATAGTAGGACAGAAAATGCATAGCTTCCTTCAGGCACCGCAGGTACCCGCTGTTGAAGTCCTGCTCTAGATTCTTGTGAATGAAtgctagaaaagaaagaaagaagcaaatgcAGTGGGTTAAGATCACAACCAAAACACGGGACAGTGGTGATTCATGCATTAAGTTTCGTTCAAGAGCCTGAGTCCATGAGCCTTGCTCATGTGACTAGACCTGGTGCGTTATAGCCCCCGCATGCTGCAGGGGCCAGGGCTACACGGGAGGGCAAAGGCCTGTGGGAGCAGACTTTGTGGTGTGCAATACATGCTCTGCACTCACTTTGGtcctgcagctggctctgctgcttcAGGTAGCTGACAGCCACTTCCAGGATGTCGGCTTTCTCCAGCTTGGAGTTGGGCTGGTGTCTCTGAAactccttctccaggagcagcttcAGCTGCTCGATGCTGCTGTTAATCCGGTCACGGCGCATTTTCTCCACCACCGGCTTCCTCAGCTGTAAGAGAGGTAGAGCAGATCCTTAAGGATTTTCTGAGACCTGACCTAATTTCCCCTTCTGATGCCCTGATACACATGTTCAAAGACGCTTTCTTTTGGTAGGAGAGCTTTGCGGTGCCGCCTACCTGTTCcccacttcatttttaaaaatgtatatagtctcctttctctctctttaaccTATTTGCCTTCCCCCAGACCACTTTCTCCCTCCTTATCTCATCTTTTCCCATGTAGTATTTGTTTGATAGAGGCAGCCCGTTGCATAGAGTGCAGACCAGCCTTTCCAACCCTGTCAAGGGCTCTACttactttattcttttcttttggcagcagTTTCTCCTCCATGTGGATCATGAGAGTGTTATTGGGAGCCATTCTTAGCGCTCTCAGTCCTGGGCACGGACCCCCACGTCGGGCTGCTGTGCC
Protein-coding sequences here:
- the LOC143168949 gene encoding transcription factor HES-5-like is translated as MAPNNTLMIHMEEKLLPKEKNKLRKPVVEKMRRDRINSSIEQLKLLLEKEFQRHQPNSKLEKADILEVAVSYLKQQSQLQDQTFIHKNLEQDFNSGYLRCLKEAMHFLSYYEPKKETQVQLIKHFCKAQMGADVTYSPALRGPPLSPCLFARKQPAQKTVAAAPTIWRPW